A genomic region of Pseudoxanthomonas suwonensis contains the following coding sequences:
- a CDS encoding 3'-5' exoribonuclease — protein MYFFLDTEWADTLGSELVSIALVSEDGGHRFYAERDPLPATPTDFAQHVVYPLLERGRAAMTDQAMTTGLRTFLGADPEPVVLADYPNDFSLLRYVLEGFELPDEQAAACGPIPQPVMSRMLKEGAMGMLVEDYFAAHPEAAARRHHALVDAEALRQAWLAVTGHIPPPAWARTLTLQKMQPGQR, from the coding sequence ATGTACTTTTTCCTCGACACCGAATGGGCCGACACGCTGGGCAGCGAGCTGGTGAGCATTGCGCTGGTCAGCGAGGACGGGGGGCATCGCTTCTATGCTGAGCGCGACCCGTTGCCGGCGACGCCAACGGATTTCGCGCAGCACGTGGTCTATCCGCTGCTGGAGCGTGGGCGGGCGGCCATGACGGACCAGGCCATGACCACGGGCCTACGGACGTTTCTGGGGGCAGATCCAGAGCCAGTCGTGTTGGCCGACTACCCCAACGACTTTTCACTGCTGCGCTATGTACTGGAGGGCTTCGAGCTGCCGGACGAGCAGGCGGCGGCCTGTGGCCCGATCCCGCAGCCAGTGATGTCGCGAATGCTCAAGGAAGGTGCCATGGGCATGCTGGTTGAGGACTATTTCGCAGCACACCCGGAGGCCGCCGCGCGCCGGCACCATGCCCTGGTCGACGCCGAGGCCCTGCGGCAGGCTTGGTTGGCCGTCACCGGCCACATCCCGCCACCGGCGTGGGCGCGCACATTGACCCTCCAGAAGATGCAGCCGGGTCAACGATGA
- a CDS encoding HAD domain-containing protein, producing the protein MIVFLDFDGVLHPSWELDESGRHRAYAGPFFVHAPALAELLRPYLAGIEVVISSTWGRKRNLDTLRGLLPPELAARVTDAVHHRLPPLEDIHRGHDLASRWAEIAFYREHVRPDIRDRWLAIDDDDLGWPDGERHHLAHCVRDLGSAEARAAVTRGMIGWFTPGKFAPPPVMIGVQADRLERFIAHDPLGRPGRCTYEARSADQLIAHLRRDGVDPARVEIVSEGPHAPSTLEANVVLVELAAWKQLSELAN; encoded by the coding sequence ATGATCGTCTTCCTCGACTTCGACGGCGTGCTCCACCCGTCATGGGAGCTGGACGAGTCAGGCCGGCACCGAGCCTATGCCGGTCCATTCTTCGTGCACGCGCCGGCCTTGGCCGAGCTGTTGCGCCCGTACCTGGCCGGCATCGAGGTTGTGATCTCTTCAACCTGGGGCCGCAAACGAAACCTGGACACGCTGCGCGGCCTGTTACCGCCTGAGCTGGCTGCACGGGTGACCGATGCGGTCCACCATCGGCTGCCGCCGTTGGAAGACATCCATCGGGGCCACGACCTGGCGTCGCGCTGGGCTGAGATCGCTTTCTATCGGGAACACGTGCGGCCGGACATCCGCGACCGCTGGCTGGCGATCGATGACGACGATCTGGGCTGGCCGGATGGTGAGCGCCATCATCTGGCGCATTGCGTCCGCGACTTGGGCAGTGCCGAAGCTAGGGCGGCGGTCACCCGAGGCATGATCGGCTGGTTCACTCCGGGCAAGTTCGCGCCGCCGCCCGTGATGATCGGGGTTCAAGCCGATCGACTGGAGCGGTTCATCGCGCACGATCCGCTGGGGCGACCGGGTAGGTGCACGTACGAGGCTCGCTCAGCCGATCAGCTGATTGCCCACCTGCGCCGTGACGGTGTTGATCCGGCTCGCGTGGAAATTGTCTCTGAGGGGCCGCATGCCCCATCGACCTTGGAAGCCAATGTGGTCCTCGTTGAGTTGGCCGCCTGGAAGCAACTGTCCGAACTGGCGAACTGA
- the gspE gene encoding type II secretion system ATPase GspE codes for MLTGSAISAETSIIDALVASGRLKTVDLQRIEGLEREADVGQLELIGRLGLLSEQDKAEACADVLGLPLVRGAELGSIEPGDELNPENLGISLRFLRQFRICPIAIGDGFIETVLANPYDPYPSDAIGLATGCKVVPKVGVGTEIDALIERLYGQGRSTMGVIVETADGDNGSHADDVEHLRDLASEAPVIRLVNLIIQRAVELRASDIHIEPFENRLKVRYRIDGVLSEGESPPAQLTAAVLSRIKLMAKLNIAERRLPQDGRIMLRVQGKELDLRVSTMPTAHGESAVMRLLDRETVVFDFQRLGFTDALLSGFHRVLAQPHGILLVTGPTGSGKTTTLYAALSRLNTPGVKIITVEDPVEYQIEGINQIQVKPMIGLDFASALRGIVRQDPDIIMIGEMRDLETARIAIQSALTGHLVLSTLHTNSAAGGVARLLDMGVEDYLLTSTVNAILAQRLVRRLEPTHAESYPASPEEIQRFGLRRFQPQGEIRLYRPRPSALTPTGYLGRTTIMELLVMDDALRAATLRRAGADEIERIAREGGMRTMYEDGLAKALRGETTLEEVLRVTEEG; via the coding sequence ATGTTGACCGGAAGTGCCATAAGCGCTGAGACATCAATCATTGATGCCTTGGTCGCATCCGGCCGGCTGAAAACAGTCGATCTGCAGCGGATCGAGGGCCTGGAGCGCGAAGCAGACGTCGGGCAACTCGAATTGATCGGCCGGCTCGGGCTGCTTTCTGAGCAAGACAAGGCGGAAGCGTGCGCCGATGTGCTGGGACTCCCCCTGGTCCGTGGCGCTGAGCTCGGTTCTATCGAGCCCGGCGACGAACTCAATCCCGAGAACCTAGGAATCTCGCTAAGATTCCTGCGCCAGTTCCGTATATGCCCCATCGCGATAGGCGACGGATTCATCGAAACGGTACTGGCCAATCCATACGATCCGTATCCCTCGGACGCGATCGGTCTTGCGACCGGCTGCAAGGTCGTCCCTAAGGTGGGGGTGGGAACCGAGATCGACGCGCTGATCGAGCGCCTGTACGGCCAGGGCCGCAGCACCATGGGCGTGATCGTGGAGACCGCAGACGGCGACAACGGCAGCCATGCCGATGACGTCGAGCACCTTCGCGACCTGGCCTCCGAGGCGCCGGTCATCCGCCTCGTGAACCTGATCATCCAGCGCGCAGTGGAACTGCGCGCCTCGGACATCCACATCGAGCCCTTCGAGAACCGGCTGAAGGTGCGCTACCGCATCGACGGCGTGCTGTCCGAGGGCGAGAGCCCGCCGGCCCAACTTACTGCCGCGGTACTCAGCCGGATCAAACTAATGGCGAAGCTCAATATCGCCGAACGCCGGCTGCCGCAGGACGGGCGGATCATGCTGCGGGTGCAGGGCAAGGAGCTCGACCTGCGCGTGAGCACGATGCCGACCGCGCATGGCGAGAGCGCGGTGATGCGCCTGCTCGACCGCGAGACGGTGGTATTCGATTTCCAGCGGCTGGGGTTCACGGATGCGCTGCTGTCCGGTTTCCACCGGGTCCTGGCGCAGCCGCACGGCATCCTGCTGGTGACCGGCCCCACCGGTTCGGGCAAGACCACCACGCTCTACGCCGCGCTGTCGCGACTCAACACGCCGGGCGTCAAGATCATCACGGTCGAGGATCCGGTCGAGTACCAGATCGAGGGCATCAACCAGATCCAGGTCAAGCCGATGATCGGCCTGGACTTCGCCAGCGCTTTGCGCGGCATCGTCCGTCAGGACCCCGACATCATCATGATCGGCGAGATGCGCGACCTGGAAACCGCGCGCATCGCGATCCAGTCGGCGCTGACCGGCCACCTGGTGCTGAGCACGCTGCACACCAACAGCGCCGCCGGCGGAGTGGCGCGGCTGCTGGATATGGGCGTGGAGGACTACCTGCTGACCTCCACCGTCAACGCCATCCTCGCTCAGCGCCTGGTCCGGCGCCTGGAGCCGACCCACGCCGAGTCCTATCCGGCTTCGCCGGAGGAGATCCAGCGCTTCGGCCTGCGCCGTTTCCAGCCGCAGGGCGAGATACGGCTGTACCGGCCGCGGCCGTCGGCGCTGACCCCCACCGGCTACCTGGGACGGACCACGATCATGGAACTGCTGGTCATGGACGACGCCCTGCGCGCCGCGACCCTGCGCCGCGCCGGCGCCGACGAGATCGAGCGGATCGCCCGCGAGGGCGGCATGCGGACCATGTACGAGGACGGCCTGGCCAAGGCGCTGCGCGGCGAAACGACCCTCGAGGAAGTGCTGCGCGTGACAGAGGAAGGCTAG
- the xpsF gene encoding type II secretion system protein XpsF, translating to MAFFDYKAIDSRGGMLEGRMEAASDAEVVARLQEQGHLPVETRPAGSSGGGSLLRAIGRRRPLAGDALPQFTQQLATLLGAGQPLDRALSILLEVPDDDRARRLVAEVRDAVRGGASLSSALERQHGTFSRLYLNMVRAGEAGGNLHESLQRLADYLERSQALKTRVVNALIYPAILLVVVGLALLFLLGYVVPQFALMYESLEVPLPWFTRLVLWLGLAVRSGWPALPVALAVAAWWLDRQRRDPQARLRLDAWMLRRRSLGPLLLRLETARLARTAGTLLKNGVPLLGALGIARNVLGNRALAADVDVATDRVRDGLGLSAALAEGGRFPRLALQMIQVGEESGALDGMLLKAADVFEQETQRTIDRLLAALVPAVTLVLASVVGLVIVAVLVPLYDLTGALG from the coding sequence ATGGCCTTCTTCGACTACAAGGCCATCGATTCGCGCGGCGGGATGCTGGAAGGGCGGATGGAGGCGGCCAGCGATGCCGAGGTGGTTGCCCGCCTGCAGGAGCAGGGTCACCTGCCGGTGGAGACCAGGCCCGCGGGCTCGTCCGGCGGCGGCTCCCTGTTGCGCGCCATCGGGCGTCGCAGGCCGCTGGCGGGCGACGCGCTGCCGCAGTTCACCCAGCAGCTGGCAACCCTGCTGGGCGCGGGGCAGCCGCTGGACCGGGCGCTGTCGATCCTGCTGGAAGTACCGGACGACGATAGGGCGCGGCGGCTGGTCGCCGAGGTGCGCGACGCGGTGCGCGGCGGCGCGTCGCTCTCGTCGGCGCTGGAACGGCAGCACGGCACATTCTCCCGCCTGTACCTGAACATGGTCCGCGCCGGCGAAGCCGGCGGAAACCTGCACGAGAGCCTGCAACGCCTGGCGGATTACCTGGAGCGCAGCCAGGCGCTGAAGACGCGCGTGGTCAACGCGCTGATCTACCCGGCGATCCTGCTGGTGGTGGTGGGGTTGGCGCTGTTGTTCCTGCTCGGCTACGTCGTGCCGCAGTTCGCGCTGATGTACGAGAGCCTGGAGGTGCCGCTGCCGTGGTTCACCCGCCTGGTGCTGTGGCTGGGGCTGGCCGTGCGCTCGGGCTGGCCGGCGTTGCCCGTGGCGCTGGCCGTGGCGGCGTGGTGGCTCGACCGCCAACGACGCGATCCCCAGGCACGCCTGCGCCTGGACGCCTGGATGCTGCGCCGCCGGTCGCTGGGTCCGTTGCTGCTCCGGCTGGAGACCGCGCGCCTGGCGCGCACCGCAGGCACGCTGCTGAAGAACGGAGTGCCGCTGCTGGGTGCGCTGGGCATCGCCCGCAACGTGCTCGGCAACCGGGCGCTGGCCGCGGACGTGGACGTGGCCACCGACCGCGTGCGCGATGGCCTTGGCCTGTCCGCGGCGCTGGCCGAGGGCGGGCGCTTTCCGCGGCTGGCGTTGCAGATGATCCAAGTGGGCGAGGAATCGGGTGCGCTCGACGGGATGCTGCTCAAGGCCGCCGACGTCTTCGAGCAGGAAACGCAGCGCACCATCGACCGCCTGCTCGCGGCGCTGGTGCCTGCGGTGACGCTAGTACTGGCATCCGTGGTGGGCCTGGTGATCGTCGCGGTATTGGTGCCCCTGTACGACCTGACCGGCGCCTTGGGATGA
- the gspG gene encoding type II secretion system major pseudopilin GspG, translated as MRTVTRPHPVRSGFRQAGMSLLEMIIVLVLIGGVLTLVGSRVLGGADRGKANLARSQIQTLAGKVENYQLDTGRLPGKLEDLVTAPGIAGGWLGPYAKAAELNDPWGHPIQYRVPGESQSFDLVSLGKDGKPGGDSYDADVRYE; from the coding sequence ATGCGAACCGTCACCCGGCCGCATCCCGTACGCAGCGGTTTCCGGCAGGCAGGCATGAGCCTGCTGGAGATGATCATCGTGCTGGTGCTGATTGGCGGGGTGCTGACCCTGGTCGGCAGCCGGGTGCTCGGCGGCGCGGACCGCGGCAAGGCCAACCTGGCCCGGTCGCAGATCCAGACGCTGGCGGGGAAGGTGGAGAACTACCAGCTGGACACCGGGCGGTTGCCGGGGAAGCTGGAGGACTTGGTGACTGCGCCCGGCATCGCCGGCGGCTGGCTGGGTCCCTATGCCAAGGCGGCCGAACTGAACGACCCTTGGGGACATCCGATCCAGTATCGGGTGCCGGGCGAGTCCCAGTCCTTCGACCTGGTCAGCCTGGGCAAGGACGGCAAGCCTGGCGGTGACAGCTACGACGCCGACGTGCGCTACGAATGA
- the xpsH gene encoding type II secretion system protein XpsH — protein MSTRARRGRADGMSLIELLLVMALVALAGTLAVAVYSGGLEGVRMRSSAKEIAAQLRYTRAQAIASGQVQRFEIDPLQRRWQAAGGRQGRLPESLEVDFIGAREVQPRPGTGAIVFFEDGGSTGGRVRLESGGAIWQVDVAWLTGEVTLSRPSVEGAR, from the coding sequence ATGAGCACGCGGGCCCGCCGGGGGCGGGCGGACGGCATGTCCCTGATCGAACTGCTGCTGGTGATGGCGCTGGTCGCGCTGGCCGGCACGCTTGCCGTAGCCGTGTACAGCGGCGGCTTGGAAGGCGTGCGGATGCGCAGCAGCGCCAAGGAGATCGCCGCGCAACTGCGTTACACCCGGGCGCAGGCGATCGCCAGCGGACAGGTGCAGCGGTTCGAAATCGATCCGCTGCAGCGGCGCTGGCAAGCGGCCGGAGGGCGCCAGGGCAGGCTTCCGGAATCCCTTGAAGTCGACTTCATCGGCGCCCGCGAAGTGCAGCCACGTCCTGGCACTGGCGCCATCGTGTTCTTCGAGGACGGCGGTTCCACCGGCGGACGCGTGCGCTTGGAGTCGGGAGGCGCCATTTGGCAGGTCGACGTGGCATGGCTCACCGGCGAGGTGACGCTTAGCCGCCCGTCGGTGGAGGGCGCGCGATGA
- the xpsI gene encoding type II secretion system protein XpsI, producing MTRGLRRACRAGAGCCAGFTLLEVIVAFALLALALTLLLGTLSGAARQVRHSEAISRASLHAQSLLAQAGVGEALEPGRREGTFDKGVYRWTLEIAPYADSAPVLTMPVRLSSPQLRQLTLEVRWGDEPGQAMRWQTLRLVPAEGIR from the coding sequence ATGACGCGGGGCCTTCGCCGTGCGTGCCGAGCCGGTGCTGGGTGTTGCGCCGGCTTCACCCTGCTGGAGGTGATTGTCGCTTTCGCCCTGCTGGCGCTGGCGCTGACGTTGCTGTTGGGGACGCTGTCGGGTGCCGCGCGGCAGGTGCGTCACTCGGAGGCAATCAGCCGCGCCAGCCTACATGCGCAATCGCTGCTGGCCCAGGCCGGCGTTGGCGAGGCGCTGGAACCGGGGCGAAGGGAAGGCACGTTCGATAAGGGGGTCTATCGCTGGACGTTGGAGATCGCGCCCTACGCCGATTCTGCACCCGTCCTCACGATGCCGGTACGGCTTTCTTCGCCGCAGTTGCGGCAGCTGACCCTGGAGGTTCGTTGGGGGGATGAGCCGGGCCAGGCGATGCGCTGGCAGACGTTGCGGCTGGTTCCCGCAGAGGGAATTCGTTGA
- a CDS encoding prepilin-type N-terminal cleavage/methylation domain-containing protein, which translates to MVALPIAARSGAARMRGFTMIEVLLAMVLLAAGLALAFAVIRSAQAVGARGEAIAARSERMRAVEGFLRWRLAGALPITFDTEGGARHLRFVGEPERMRFVADLPPYLGHGGPYLHELQTDGRGSQRRLLLDLSMVQAGRVVAGTTVRPPEVLADRLQAVRFRYRGLDPQGGLGDWQAQWPWPERMPLQVEVVIEPDDGEAWPPMVVSLPHGSAGAAP; encoded by the coding sequence ATGGTGGCGTTGCCCATCGCTGCCCGCTCGGGTGCCGCACGGATGCGCGGCTTCACCATGATCGAGGTGCTGCTGGCGATGGTGCTGCTGGCGGCCGGACTGGCGCTGGCCTTTGCGGTGATCCGGTCCGCGCAGGCTGTCGGCGCGCGCGGCGAAGCTATCGCCGCGCGCAGCGAGCGCATGCGCGCGGTCGAGGGTTTCCTGCGCTGGCGTCTGGCGGGGGCCTTGCCGATCACGTTCGACACCGAGGGTGGTGCACGCCACCTGCGTTTCGTCGGGGAACCGGAGCGCATGCGGTTCGTCGCCGATCTGCCGCCCTACCTGGGCCATGGCGGCCCATATCTCCACGAACTGCAGACGGACGGTAGGGGCAGCCAGCGACGGCTGCTGCTGGACCTGTCCATGGTCCAGGCGGGCAGGGTGGTCGCCGGGACGACAGTGCGACCGCCAGAGGTGCTGGCCGACCGGTTGCAGGCGGTGCGCTTCCGCTATCGCGGACTGGATCCGCAAGGTGGGCTTGGCGACTGGCAGGCGCAGTGGCCGTGGCCGGAACGGATGCCGCTGCAGGTCGAGGTCGTGATCGAGCCGGACGATGGGGAGGCTTGGCCGCCGATGGTCGTGTCGCTGCCGCACGGCAGTGCCGGAGCCGCACCATGA
- a CDS encoding general secretion pathway protein GspK has product MMVATIGAFALASRVEMLQGKVQADGAQAQEIARAGIEYAMARLADPHPQRRWAADGRTYAWSFAGASVELRIVDESGKVDINHADPALLAALLYAVGAEPSAAQQLAGAIVDWRDPDSLTQPGGGAEDPAYAAAGRAYGAKDAPFQSVAELHQVLGMTPELFVGLAPHLTVFSGLSRPNAEFASAPVRAALGLDTARIGQERRSGQAIAGTGTYSIESHATLADGREAVLRATVRRGGAVPGAAYAVMRWETGTLAR; this is encoded by the coding sequence ATGATGGTGGCGACGATCGGTGCTTTCGCGCTGGCCTCGCGCGTGGAGATGCTGCAGGGCAAAGTGCAGGCCGACGGCGCGCAGGCCCAGGAGATCGCGCGCGCCGGCATTGAGTACGCGATGGCGCGCCTGGCCGATCCGCATCCGCAGCGCCGATGGGCCGCCGATGGCCGGACGTACGCCTGGTCCTTCGCAGGCGCGTCCGTCGAACTGCGGATCGTCGACGAGTCGGGCAAGGTCGATATCAACCACGCCGATCCCGCACTGCTTGCGGCGCTGCTGTACGCCGTGGGCGCGGAGCCGTCCGCGGCGCAGCAGCTGGCTGGCGCGATCGTGGACTGGCGCGATCCGGATTCGCTGACCCAGCCCGGCGGCGGTGCCGAGGATCCCGCGTACGCGGCGGCCGGCCGGGCCTACGGTGCCAAGGACGCCCCGTTCCAAAGCGTGGCCGAGTTACACCAGGTGCTGGGCATGACACCGGAACTGTTCGTCGGGTTGGCGCCGCACCTGACGGTCTTCAGCGGCCTGTCGCGCCCGAATGCCGAGTTCGCGTCCGCACCGGTGCGTGCCGCGCTGGGATTGGATACCGCACGCATCGGCCAGGAACGCCGGAGCGGCCAGGCGATCGCCGGCACGGGAACCTATAGCATCGAGAGCCACGCGACGCTGGCCGACGGACGCGAAGCGGTCCTGCGGGCGACGGTGCGGCGCGGCGGCGCGGTGCCGGGTGCGGCATACGCGGTCATGCGTTGGGAAACGGGGACATTGGCACGATGA
- a CDS encoding PilN domain-containing protein yields MNTAGIGVRNTGLRLLPALAGFWDWWRRSLAAWLPRGWRNLLGWTHDRLLLCRQGEDVLVLWEDDGCVRELARISASAGHLDLDRLLVARAAALPRWWLLPAGSGLNRRLRLPSSAARHLRQVVGFEIDRQTPFAAGEVQYDARTVDHRHDGQIDVEIVVVPQRVLDRELGERGGTASALAGIDLADAQGQPLGFNLLPMAQRRRQTDPMQRWNMLLAVVALIAAGAAGAQILKNRRDAADVLQQRVEAEVAQARQVAAQRGRLSALVEGAAFLDRIRAGQSTVVEVWDEVTHRLPDGTWLEKLSIDGGQLVLIGFSDDAPSLIERMEGSPLWRKPALAGTLQSDAVSGRSRFTVTAQLTGGTISRPEAADGDDSTQ; encoded by the coding sequence ATGAACACGGCAGGTATTGGCGTCAGGAACACCGGCTTGCGCCTGCTTCCCGCCCTGGCGGGCTTCTGGGACTGGTGGCGACGGAGCCTGGCGGCGTGGCTTCCCCGCGGCTGGCGCAACCTGTTGGGCTGGACCCATGACCGCCTGCTGCTGTGCAGGCAAGGCGAAGACGTGCTTGTGCTCTGGGAGGACGACGGATGCGTGCGCGAACTGGCGCGCATTTCCGCCTCGGCCGGCCACCTCGATCTCGACCGGCTGCTGGTTGCGCGGGCGGCCGCCCTGCCGCGTTGGTGGCTGCTGCCCGCCGGATCCGGGTTGAATCGGCGCCTTCGCCTGCCGTCGTCCGCCGCCAGGCACCTGCGCCAGGTCGTCGGATTCGAGATCGACCGGCAGACGCCGTTTGCGGCCGGCGAAGTCCAGTACGACGCACGCACGGTCGACCACCGCCACGATGGGCAGATCGATGTGGAAATCGTCGTCGTGCCGCAGCGCGTACTGGATCGGGAATTGGGCGAGCGTGGTGGGACGGCATCGGCATTGGCCGGCATCGACCTGGCCGATGCGCAGGGCCAGCCATTGGGATTCAACCTGCTGCCGATGGCACAGCGGCGGCGCCAGACAGACCCGATGCAGCGCTGGAACATGCTTCTGGCCGTCGTTGCGCTGATTGCCGCTGGCGCCGCTGGCGCCCAGATCCTGAAGAACCGGCGCGACGCCGCTGATGTGCTTCAGCAACGGGTCGAAGCCGAAGTCGCGCAGGCACGCCAGGTCGCCGCGCAGCGCGGCCGGCTTTCCGCGCTGGTCGAAGGTGCCGCGTTCCTGGATCGGATCCGCGCCGGGCAGTCTACCGTGGTGGAAGTATGGGACGAGGTGACGCATCGCCTGCCCGATGGCACCTGGCTCGAGAAGCTTTCCATCGATGGTGGCCAACTGGTGCTGATCGGTTTCAGCGACGATGCGCCGTCGTTGATCGAACGCATGGAAGGTTCGCCGCTGTGGCGCAAGCCGGCCCTGGCCGGCACGCTCCAGTCCGACGCAGTATCCGGCCGCAGCCGTTTCACCGTGACCGCCCAGCTGACAGGGGGCACCATCTCCCGACCGGAGGCCGCCGATGGCGATGACAGTACCCAGTAG
- the gspM gene encoding type II secretion system protein GspM, translated as MAMTVPSRRERWLALALFLAVMALAYALLVHPVWTGPMREADRRIRDLQERDQRIQAQLRQAPQVDRQLQAVADALAGRPGFLPERSAELASAGLAQRLEAAVLAASPDGSTCAINNRSPLPPETEDGRFVRVSLRAHVRCGVPALAAVLYALESGQGQPRLFVDKVNLLAQRTGDGRDNSGGVEASFDLSGYLDPDGVVGTPMEVDNAL; from the coding sequence ATGGCGATGACAGTACCCAGTAGGCGGGAGCGCTGGCTGGCACTGGCCTTGTTCTTGGCCGTCATGGCGTTGGCCTACGCGCTGCTCGTGCATCCGGTCTGGACAGGGCCGATGCGCGAGGCGGACCGGCGGATCCGGGACCTGCAGGAACGGGACCAGCGCATCCAGGCGCAACTGCGGCAGGCGCCGCAGGTCGACAGACAGCTGCAGGCGGTCGCTGATGCGCTGGCCGGACGTCCCGGCTTCCTGCCCGAGCGCAGCGCCGAGCTCGCCAGCGCGGGGTTGGCACAGCGTCTGGAAGCGGCGGTGCTGGCCGCCAGCCCCGATGGCAGTACCTGTGCCATCAACAACCGCTCCCCGCTGCCGCCGGAAACCGAGGACGGGCGCTTCGTCCGCGTATCGCTGCGCGCGCACGTTCGCTGCGGCGTACCGGCGCTGGCCGCAGTGCTGTATGCGCTGGAGAGTGGGCAAGGGCAGCCGCGGCTGTTCGTCGACAAGGTAAACCTGCTGGCCCAGCGGACTGGGGACGGCCGGGATAACAGTGGCGGCGTGGAAGCCAGCTTCGACCTTAGCGGCTATCTCGACCCGGACGGAGTCGTGGGAACTCCGATGGAGGTCGACAATGCGCTTTGA